The region TCAAGACCACGGGAGACCGCATTCTCGATCGTGCCTTGAAGGCGGTCGGCGGCAAGGGCCTCTTCACCAAGGAGATCGAGCAGGCCCTTCTGGACCGCCACATCGACATAGCGGTGCACTCGATGAAGGATATGGCCACGCAGCCGCCGGAAACGCTTTCGATTGCCGCCATGCTGCCGCGTGAGGACGTGCGTGATGCCTTCGTTTCCCCGCTCGCCCGCTCGCTTGCCGACCTGCCTCCCGGGGCGCGCCTCGGCACCGCTTCGCTCCGTCGCCAGGCGCAGGTTCTGCGTCGGCGTCCGGATCTCGAAGTGGTCATGTTCCGCGGCAACGTGCAGACCCGCCTCGCCAAGCTCGAGCGCCGCGAGGCCGATGCAACACTTCTCGCCATCGCCGGCCTGCGCCGCCTCGGAGCAGAGGCCCATGCAGCGAGCGTGCTGAGTGTCGAGGAGATGCTGCCGGCCGTCGCCCAGGGCGCGATCGGTGTGCAGGTCCGCACCGACGACCAGTTCACCGCCGGCCTCGTCGCCCCCCTGGACCATGCCCCGACCAGTGCCGCCGTCGCCGTGGAGCGCCGCTTCCTG is a window of Hyphomicrobiales bacterium DNA encoding:
- the hemC gene encoding hydroxymethylbilane synthase codes for the protein MVERNAQQVRIGTRGSVLALVQANAVRDALIATGAIGPEAVEIVEIKTTGDRILDRALKAVGGKGLFTKEIEQALLDRHIDIAVHSMKDMATQPPETLSIAAMLPREDVRDAFVSPLARSLADLPPGARLGTASLRRQAQVLRRRPDLEVVMFRGNVQTRLAKLERREADATLLAIAGLRRLGAEAHAASVLSVEEMLPAVAQGAIGVQVRTDDQFTAGLVAPLDHAPTSAAVAVERRFLAGLDGSCHTPIAGLAVIEGGEVVLRGEILSPDGRQHYAVERRGPLADGLALADAAADHLRIAAGSAFFEALRS